AAATCGGCATTAAACGTCCCATACTTCTTTAAATACGCATAGATATTGTCGGGGCCCCACGTGTAGGATGATATATTTAATACTCGAATAGTAGCGTTCAGATCTTTTCTCAGTCTCTGCTCAAGAATGGTTGAAGCCAAATCTTTGTGATCAACTTGATTTCCGCCATTGACAACTGAATCTCCTATCAACAACACGACTAAAGTATCTTCCTTATTTATAGGATCGCTCCTCATCGAAAACTCATTTGTGACAAAGCGATTTCTATAAATTTTTAAATCCTGGTTTGGCTTGTGAATGTATTCAAATTCTTTACTTTCCTGAAACAACGGATATTGATTTAAACCGTAATATCTAGCAACTAATTCAATTACTATAAATATCAGTATTATTGAAAGTACTATCTTTTTATAGAATTTTATCGACATAAATTGTTACAATTCAAGCAACTTTTTTTTCAAAAAACTATTCAAAAAGAACTACGGTTCTGTAAAACCATATTGTCCTCATTTACTACTTTAATAATCTTTCGGCAAATATCTTCATTGCCTACTCCAAGTTCTCTCACCCTCTGCATACCTGCAACTCTGATTCTCTCGCGGAGACTTTCATCGCTCAGCAGCCTTTTACAAATTGCGGCACACTCGGCTGCATCCGACCAAAAGACGGCTTCAACACCTTCCTTGTACATTTCTTGATGCTCAGAAGTACGCTCAGCACACAAAACTCCTCCTGAGAAAGGCACTTCAACGGAACGTCGTGTATGCAGATCTCTGTTGCCTTTTGACAATAGGCCTAAGCAGATCTTCGCCCCTTGTATAGCCGCAACATAATTACGACCATTCAACGCTCCTCCACGGTAATAAGGTTCAAGTTGTTTCCAGTATGGCGATTTTTGCCACCGTCCACCCCAAATACTTACAGGAACTCCTTGCCGGATAAGTTCAAGCAAAAACTCATCTCTCTTTTCATGTCTCATCCAAGTACCAATGAATGCGACTTCTGACCGGTATTTTGGATCAATATCTTCGAGACTTTCAAAGGGTTTATGAATAACTTCATCATACGACATTAATACCCGTACAACTTTCTTTGCACCTAACGCCTTATACTCTTCAATATTCACTTCGCGTAAAACGCTGCACAAAGAGTAATATGAAACAGATTTTAAGAGCATATCAAACCGCCGGCCATCTCTACCCCCCGTCGGATCATCGTTGTTATAAAGGACAATAGGGCAATTTAATAGCTGCAACGTTTGTAAACATTGCTTGCCCAGTAACTCGCCACTATTGACCCAAACTAGATCCGCGTACTTTTCCTTTACTACAATTTCGTTAACCCATTTTAAAATCTTCGATTGCAGGAATCTATAACCACTTCTAAAATGAATTGCACTTAAAATTGGTGAATTCAGATCCTTTTGAACCACCATTTTAGGGTCATACATAACGACATATTCTCCGATGCGCTGTAAACTTAGCGCCCTTAAATACGCATTTGAACCCTGATTCAACTCACCGATATAAATAATTTTAGCCATTGCAAAGAAAGTACTTAGAATCCTCGTTAACAGAGATTTTTGAACTCTGGTTCTGGTATAACCTCTATTAAGCTATGTGGTCCATTCTCCCATTTGAATAATACTCATTGTACCATTCTGTAAACCTTCTTAATCCTTCCTTTAGAGTTGTATCAGGTGAATACTTAGTTATCTTAATTAACTTTTCCTGATTAGCCCAAGTCTTAGGAACATCGCCTGGCTGCATGGGCATAAATTTCTTCAATGCTTCTTTATTTAGACCCCGTTCAAGTTCAGTAATAAAATCTAATAGATTGACCGGCGATCCATTACCGAGGTTTAACACTCTATAATTTGGCTTCTCTGTAAATTCGCTTAAAGTAGTTTTAAAAATTCCATTAACGATATCTCCAACATACGTAAAATCCCGTTCCATTTCTCCATTATTGAACACCTGTATGGATTTACCTGTAGAGATGGCTTTAGCAAAAAGCATAGGAGCCATATCAGGACGCCCCCAAGGTCCGTAAACTGTAAAGAAGCGCAGACATGTAATAGAGATATGATATAGTTGGCTATATGCATGTGCCATTAGCTCATTGCTTTTCTTCGTAGCTGCGTAAAGACTGACAGGAGCATCAACTTTATCTTCTTCCTCAAAGGGAATTTTTGCATTGGCTCCATAAACGGACGAAGAAGAAGCATGAACCAAATGTGTAGGCTTAAAATACCGACACGCTTCTAAAAGAAAGTGAAACCCAACGATGTTAGACTGTATATAAACATCGGGATTTTCTATTGAGTATCTAACGCCAGCCTGTGCAGCCAAGTTAACAACGTAATCGAATGCTTCTGTTTGAAAAAGACTAAACAATTGCTGTTTGTCTTCCAGATTCATCCGTATAAAACGATATTTTGAGTTAATTGTACTCGTTACAGGCTTATACCATTTTATTTCGTCTTGCTCAATACCGGCCTCTTGTAATCGAGCGTATTTTAATTGAGGAGAATAATAATCATTTATATTATCTAAACCTACAACTTCAAAACCGTGCTTAAGAAACTGGTTTACAGTATGAAAACCAATGAACCCAGCACTACCAGTTACTAATACCTTCATAAATCAGAAGTTATAATTCCAATTGTGAAACATAAGATCTTTTTACCTTATGTAAAGGTTGGTCAAAATTTAAAGAAATACCTCACTTCAAACTAATTTGACTATCTAAAATAGCTCTTTCAGTGTTGACGTTTACTCTAACGCGATTACTAGTTTTTTTGAATCTAGAACCTCGAAAAGCGCTTATCATAAATCTTGTTATATGAAATATTGCAAGATATAAGAGAACAACTTGTGCCCACCCTCTTATAATGAACGTGGCAATGGAAACTACACTTTCTGCTTGCAGAAAAGTGAACACAAGCGTTAGCGACAGCAGAGCGCAAAGACTAAAACCTGGCTCTTTGCTTTTGGGGTTCCAGGAAGGGTACTGATTATTAGTTATTCTAAAGGATAACTTATCAATCAACAAATAGACAGGCAACATTAGCAGTGCAAGGATTAAGACATACCACCAACCAAAAGCAGCCATGCCAGTGCCTGCATAATGGCCAGTCCTGAACGCTCCAAGCGCACTTTCACCAGCCCCTGCCCTAACATACAGGTAATCCCCAAATGATACCGAACTAAGTGACTTCTTATCAACGTTTATATTTAATGCTTCAATAAACGGGGCTGGAAGAGTTGTTATCAAACGATCAATAGAGAAATCTAAGATATCTGCATCATGTTCCTTTAACTTATCTGCCATAACTAAGCTGGCATCGTTGTATTTCATATTACAGAATCTCGCTAGGAAGATGTTGTCCATATAATCTTCATCCCAGTCTTTCTTTTCTTTCTTTCCAACATTCTTTGCAGCCTCCAGAGCTTCCTTGTTTTGGTAAACCTCCAGAGTTTGTTTTATTAATTCTGAACGAGCAGTGCTATTACGTTGTGCACGGACTAGAACCATTGCCGTCCCTAAATCGGCAATTGGACCCGTTAAGAGCCAAACGATGCTTCCAGCTATAAATACGTTTTTAAACGTCAACAACTGGCTTTTAAATAAACCTAACAACAGACCTAATCCATAAGCAAAGACTACAGATGTGAAGCCCAACATAAAAGCGCCCCGGCTATTTCTACCAAGACTCACAACAAATAGCAAGAGTGTAAACGCAATTAGCATGAATATTAATCGCTTCGAAACCGGCTCTCTCTTGCCATACAGCTTACCAAATGGAATAAAAAAGGGGGCATATGTAAAAGGAACGAATGCCTGAATTGCCTTATCTGCAGCTCCGGTTGCTTCTCGACCAACAGAAGGGGAGTAAAAGTAAATATAAAACATAGCTCCTAAGCCAATGAAGCCCATTGCCCATACTTGAATATCGGTCGGTGGCTCGTATAACTTAACTTTATTGAGAGCAGTTCCTAGACGTGATCGCGCGTCAAATGAGCGGTAGATGCTATGTGTAATGATGAGTACAAACAGTGTAATAAG
This Larkinella insperata DNA region includes the following protein-coding sequences:
- a CDS encoding CgeB family protein; the protein is MAKIIYIGELNQGSNAYLRALSLQRIGEYVVMYDPKMVVQKDLNSPILSAIHFRSGYRFLQSKILKWVNEIVVKEKYADLVWVNSGELLGKQCLQTLQLLNCPIVLYNNDDPTGGRDGRRFDMLLKSVSYYSLCSVLREVNIEEYKALGAKKVVRVLMSYDEVIHKPFESLEDIDPKYRSEVAFIGTWMRHEKRDEFLLELIRQGVPVSIWGGRWQKSPYWKQLEPYYRGGALNGRNYVAAIQGAKICLGLLSKGNRDLHTRRSVEVPFSGGVLCAERTSEHQEMYKEGVEAVFWSDAAECAAICKRLLSDESLRERIRVAGMQRVRELGVGNEDICRKIIKVVNEDNMVLQNRSSF
- a CDS encoding NAD-dependent epimerase/dehydratase family protein; its protein translation is MKVLVTGSAGFIGFHTVNQFLKHGFEVVGLDNINDYYSPQLKYARLQEAGIEQDEIKWYKPVTSTINSKYRFIRMNLEDKQQLFSLFQTEAFDYVVNLAAQAGVRYSIENPDVYIQSNIVGFHFLLEACRYFKPTHLVHASSSSVYGANAKIPFEEEDKVDAPVSLYAATKKSNELMAHAYSQLYHISITCLRFFTVYGPWGRPDMAPMLFAKAISTGKSIQVFNNGEMERDFTYVGDIVNGIFKTTLSEFTEKPNYRVLNLGNGSPVNLLDFITELERGLNKEALKKFMPMQPGDVPKTWANQEKLIKITKYSPDTTLKEGLRRFTEWYNEYYSNGRMDHIA